Part of the Mangifera indica cultivar Alphonso chromosome 4, CATAS_Mindica_2.1, whole genome shotgun sequence genome, attcgaaaactatatattgaaaaatcttaaaacagaaaaaacggatataaaatttgaactacacgtcgagaaactctagatataaaaaatatcaatttaccccctgagaaaATTTTATTGCAAACAGGttcaatatttatcccttgccctcagtaatttttcaaatctttaccGCCCctacagtttcaaaaaagtaaattttcaccCCAACCCACGCTATTCCCAATAGCCCATTGTCACAtgacaaatttcagaaacaCCCACAGTGGACTAATCTATGTCGATTAGatccctaatgttttaaaaaagccgTTTAACCCCCTTAACCCACTGTCACAGTGGGATGTTCGTCATTGTTCCCACTGTCAGACTGTCGAGTCCTTCGGACacatttttcaaccaaaaatcggtcatttcggcctccaatttcaacacaaatcgaatctacataagctataacacaaaacccctcaacaaattcaatgaaaacagtcaagaatcaaaacatattaagtattgttcaaaatcgaaaccctaaagttttaaatcgcaaaatctcactcaaatctcaataatatgaacaataacttgattcaaataagattatggaagatatactaaccttcttgaccatttttGGTAGTcggaaaacaagaaaatcatCGCAAATCGGCTTGACAGTGGGACAACAGTGGACAGTGGGAAAAAAGgctatttttctttggatttgcacaGTGACAGTGCAAGTTTCACAATgggaaatataaaaatttgccttgtttatatatatgggtagtttcgacatttcacaaaagttaggcatttttgctttaatctaaattttttggataatttttttaaacccccttacttttgtgtatttcttataatttccctaatttgGCCAATatcatgttaaataaaattggatttatcaaaaatattgtaataataataataattcaatcagATGAGATgaatcaaacaataaaactggaattatttttaatttttttatcggTGACCTGCAATTGTTTCAATCCCTGAAAATGGATGCAGATCTCTGTAACTTCGATTTCTTATTGTTGATTGAAGAAGGAAGCAAGTCTCTTGAGCATAGCCACAGCCTTTTTGCAAGCGGGATTTTTCAGATGGAAAACATGGTACTCGCCTTCCGTCTCTGCAATTTCCACATCACCCACCCACCCACTTCCCTTCAACTTCTCGTAATAATACCATCCTCTTGCTCTAAGAAAATCCTTCTCAGCCACAAAAACCAGCACCCTGCCGATCCCCAGCCTCGCTAGGTTCGGATCAGCCGCCGGATTTATCAGCCGGTCGTCGCACCCGCTTGAGCTCGGACAAGCCATCTTCCAATATTTCTCCCGCCGTTGTCTGAATTCTGCGTCGGTCGACTCATCACCAACAGGTTCTTTGCCCCAAAAATACGGATGACATAAAGCGACGCCCTTCACATTAACACCCTTAAGCTTTTCTCGGCCGTGTCTTAAGCCCATATGGTGAGCTATAGTGGCTCCAGCGCTGTCCCCGCAGAAAAACACTCTCTGGAAATCAGCGTAGTCATTGAGCCAATCTTCGAGGCCTGCTCCGTGCGCATGAGACCCGACCCATTGAAGGGCAGTCCACGAATCGTCCAAAGCGCAAGGGACGGGGTGCTCAGGGGCTTTTCTGTATTCAACCGAGACTGCAATGATGTTAGCTTCTGCAACTAAAGAGTTGAGGAAATTGTGGGTTTGAGGAGAGAAAGGGGATTGGGCGTAGAAGCCTCCTCCGTGGAAATAAACCAGAAGGGGAAGTTTTTTGTTTCGATTGGTGTTTTTCAGCATGTGAAGCCTGACCGAGAGCCCATTTTCAGGTGAATATAAAACGTCTTTGCATTCAACATTGGTCTTGGGATCAAGAGATGGGGGAACAACTTCAGTGCCTTGAAGCCTCCGTACGCGGCCATCTTTGTATATGATTATCATCGGAGAGAAGTCATAGGCTACCACTGGTTTGCTGGAATCCATTTGGGCAATTAAGAAAAATAGAGCTGAGATAAAACAGACGGCCTTTAGTTGGTTgggcaatactatatgtatctatatttggtatacaattatatacatatttatatatatcattactgaacattattttatctttaatt contains:
- the LOC123214737 gene encoding probable carboxylesterase 12, whose product is MDSSKPVVAYDFSPMIIIYKDGRVRRLQGTEVVPPSLDPKTNVECKDVLYSPENGLSVRLHMLKNTNRNKKLPLLVYFHGGGFYAQSPFSPQTHNFLNSLVAEANIIAVSVEYRKAPEHPVPCALDDSWTALQWVGSHAHGAGLEDWLNDYADFQRVFFCGDSAGATIAHHMGLRHGREKLKGVNVKGVALCHPYFWGKEPVGDESTDAEFRQRREKYWKMACPSSSGCDDRLINPAADPNLARLGIGRVLVFVAEKDFLRARGWYYYEKLKGSGWVGDVEIAETEGEYHVFHLKNPACKKAVAMLKRLASFFNQQ